AACCGACACCGGCAGCGCTGATTACCAGGTCGCCCTGATGACCCAGCGGATCGTCCACCTGACAGCCCACCTTCAGCTTCACAAGAAGGACACCTCGTCCCGCCGCGGACTCCTGAAACTGGTCGCCCAGCGCCGCAAGCTGCTCGACTACGTAAAG
This portion of the Luteolibacter luteus genome encodes:
- the rpsO gene encoding 30S ribosomal protein S15 — encoded protein: MSESTINLADFKIHETDTGSADYQVALMTQRIVHLTAHLQLHKKDTSSRRGLLKLVAQRRKLLDYVKANSEERYQKLLQGLNLRK